In the genome of Candidatus Microbacterium phytovorans, one region contains:
- the smc gene encoding chromosome segregation protein SMC, with amino-acid sequence MHLKSVTLKGFKSFAQPTTFALEPGVTCIVGPNGSGKSNVVDALAWVMGEQGAKTLRGGKMEDVIFAGTATRGPLGRAEVQLTIDNSDGALPIEYSEVTISRTLFRNGSSEYAINGETCRLLDVQELLSDSGLGREMHVIVGQGRLDTVLQASPEDRRGFIEEAAGILKHRRRKEKTLRKLEAMETNLMRLSDLAGELRRQLKPLGKQAEIAREAATIAAVVRDAKARLYADELVTLRTQLADHARNEQDRHAERVLLQDQVEQVKQRIDALESQQRSEAVDSARAAAFGLEQVQERLRGLYSLAGQRLSLLEDDGQLALEVTTVSQASIDEARAEVDDIASGLGAAQDAAAAAAREVIRSRAELDALDADIAAQSALVSEHDMRLTALRGSSEAAASRLDAVRAAVERQQRALDAALARRTEAEEVLAGVDPDLVPESSSAEYAAAYERAQRDATEAESNVSGLRERLHAAEREVESLTAQTAALSRALDVRNAAAALLERGGPGIRGLVGDAVKVTPGYEAAIAAALGSLAEGLLVDDFDAAVGAASVARDADLGAVDIMLASSVRSAPDARVAPRGATPADEVVSGPDGVRGVLSLVLIVDDLEAARQWTESATDADAGFVLVTRGGEVVTAHTVRAGSGSGRSRLELAAERDAAADRLTEIAVVADSLREALVDAQTAWDDARRRTRESLQTLREHDAALAAHSEQVNRATVRHEAAIAECERLEAGLRQAQVAVVDAETAARAAEDALRQAQAAPRPILDASARDGLLSELDASRDAEMRSRLDVETLKERVRAGESRVVQLERQRERERAAAEEAARRAVIRRAQREVAAEVVAQLPPLLDSVDRSVSQARVELQLAEQTRTALTAELGELRGQESGLRERLNALTESVHGIELQMHEKRLHVTSLLERVNSELGLAENILVSEYGPDQPVLGEEGDEGTPFERSAQRRRLQDAERKLAQLGRVNPLALEEFAALEQRHAFLTEQLADLTQTRADLLTIIEELDERMQTIFLSAFEDTKTAFGEVFPILFPGGSGSITLTDPDNPLTTGIDVSVRPVGKKIERLSLLSGGERSLAAVALLTAIFKARPSPFYILDEVEAALDDANLGRLLGVFEQLRASSQLIVITHQKRTMEIADALYGVSMRQDGVSAVVGQRVRERAPA; translated from the coding sequence ATGCACCTGAAGAGCGTGACGCTCAAAGGCTTCAAGTCGTTCGCGCAGCCCACGACGTTCGCGCTCGAACCGGGCGTGACCTGCATCGTCGGCCCGAACGGATCCGGCAAGTCGAACGTCGTCGACGCTCTCGCCTGGGTCATGGGAGAGCAGGGCGCCAAGACCCTGCGCGGCGGCAAGATGGAGGATGTCATCTTCGCCGGGACGGCCACGCGCGGTCCGCTCGGTCGCGCCGAAGTGCAACTGACGATCGACAACAGCGACGGGGCACTCCCCATCGAGTACAGCGAAGTGACGATCAGTCGCACGCTGTTCCGCAACGGCTCCAGCGAGTACGCGATCAACGGGGAGACCTGCCGCCTCCTGGATGTGCAGGAGCTGCTCAGCGATTCGGGGCTGGGTCGCGAAATGCACGTCATCGTGGGCCAGGGACGCCTCGACACCGTGTTGCAGGCGAGTCCGGAGGATCGACGCGGCTTCATCGAGGAGGCCGCCGGCATCCTCAAGCATCGCCGCCGCAAGGAGAAGACGCTCCGCAAGCTCGAGGCGATGGAGACGAACCTCATGCGGCTCAGCGATCTCGCGGGGGAGTTGCGGCGACAGCTGAAGCCGCTGGGCAAGCAGGCCGAGATCGCGCGGGAGGCCGCGACGATCGCTGCCGTCGTCCGCGACGCGAAGGCGAGGCTGTACGCCGACGAGCTCGTGACGCTGCGCACCCAGCTGGCAGATCACGCACGGAACGAGCAGGACCGTCACGCAGAGCGGGTGCTTCTCCAAGATCAGGTCGAGCAGGTCAAGCAGCGCATCGACGCGCTCGAGTCGCAGCAGCGTTCCGAGGCCGTCGACAGTGCGCGTGCCGCGGCCTTCGGTCTGGAACAGGTGCAGGAGCGGCTCCGCGGACTCTACTCGCTCGCCGGGCAACGACTCTCGCTCCTCGAGGATGACGGTCAGCTCGCGCTCGAGGTCACCACCGTCAGCCAAGCCAGCATCGACGAGGCGCGCGCCGAGGTCGACGACATCGCCTCGGGACTCGGAGCCGCACAGGATGCGGCGGCCGCCGCGGCGCGCGAGGTGATCCGCTCGCGGGCCGAGCTCGACGCACTCGACGCCGATATCGCAGCCCAGAGCGCCCTGGTCTCCGAGCACGACATGCGTCTGACGGCTCTGCGCGGTTCTTCTGAAGCGGCAGCGTCGCGACTGGATGCCGTGCGGGCAGCTGTCGAACGGCAGCAGCGCGCGCTCGACGCGGCGCTCGCACGTCGGACCGAGGCGGAGGAGGTGCTCGCCGGGGTCGATCCCGACCTGGTTCCCGAGAGTTCGTCGGCAGAGTATGCCGCCGCTTACGAACGCGCTCAGCGCGACGCCACGGAGGCGGAGTCGAACGTCTCGGGTCTGCGCGAACGCCTGCACGCAGCGGAGCGGGAAGTGGAGTCGCTGACGGCGCAGACGGCCGCGCTGAGTCGGGCACTGGACGTGCGTAACGCCGCCGCGGCTCTCCTCGAGCGCGGCGGTCCCGGCATCCGCGGACTGGTCGGCGATGCGGTCAAGGTGACGCCGGGATACGAGGCGGCCATTGCGGCGGCGCTCGGATCGTTGGCGGAGGGACTCCTGGTCGACGACTTCGACGCTGCCGTCGGTGCAGCATCGGTTGCCCGCGACGCCGACCTCGGAGCCGTGGACATCATGCTCGCTTCGTCCGTGCGCTCCGCACCCGACGCACGTGTCGCGCCGCGAGGCGCCACTCCCGCGGACGAGGTCGTCTCGGGTCCGGACGGAGTGCGCGGGGTGCTGTCGCTTGTGCTGATCGTGGACGACCTCGAGGCTGCCCGGCAGTGGACCGAGTCGGCGACCGACGCGGACGCGGGCTTCGTGCTCGTGACGCGGGGCGGCGAAGTCGTCACGGCGCATACCGTCCGGGCCGGTTCGGGCTCCGGGCGATCACGACTCGAGCTCGCCGCAGAGCGGGATGCGGCGGCCGATCGTCTCACCGAGATCGCCGTCGTGGCCGATTCACTGCGAGAAGCGCTCGTCGATGCGCAGACCGCATGGGATGATGCGCGGCGCCGCACCAGGGAGTCGCTGCAGACGCTGCGCGAGCACGACGCCGCTCTGGCCGCGCACAGTGAGCAGGTCAATCGCGCGACAGTGCGCCATGAGGCTGCCATCGCCGAATGTGAGCGGCTCGAAGCAGGGCTTCGTCAGGCCCAAGTGGCCGTGGTCGACGCGGAGACCGCCGCGCGGGCCGCTGAAGACGCCCTCCGGCAGGCTCAGGCGGCTCCCCGCCCCATCCTCGACGCCTCGGCGCGTGACGGCCTTCTGTCCGAGCTGGACGCTTCGCGCGACGCCGAGATGCGGTCGCGGCTCGACGTCGAGACCTTGAAGGAGCGGGTTCGCGCGGGGGAGTCGCGGGTCGTCCAGCTCGAACGACAGCGCGAACGCGAGCGCGCTGCCGCTGAGGAGGCCGCTCGCCGGGCTGTCATCCGGCGTGCGCAGCGGGAAGTCGCCGCCGAGGTCGTCGCACAGCTTCCCCCGCTCCTGGACTCCGTCGACCGATCGGTCTCGCAGGCGCGGGTCGAACTGCAGCTCGCGGAGCAGACGCGCACGGCGCTCACGGCGGAACTGGGGGAGCTGCGCGGTCAGGAATCGGGGCTCCGCGAACGCCTGAATGCCCTCACCGAGAGCGTGCACGGGATCGAACTGCAGATGCACGAGAAGCGGCTCCACGTGACGTCGCTGCTCGAGCGCGTGAACAGCGAACTGGGACTGGCCGAGAATATTCTCGTTTCGGAATACGGCCCCGATCAGCCCGTTCTCGGAGAGGAGGGCGACGAGGGGACTCCGTTCGAACGCAGCGCTCAACGGCGTCGACTGCAGGATGCGGAGCGGAAGCTGGCTCAGCTCGGCCGCGTCAACCCGCTCGCTCTCGAGGAGTTCGCCGCCCTGGAGCAGCGTCACGCCTTCTTGACCGAGCAACTTGCCGACCTCACCCAGACCCGCGCCGATCTCCTGACGATCATCGAAGAACTCGACGAGCGGATGCAGACCATCTTCTTGTCCGCCTTCGAGGACACGAAGACCGCGTTCGGCGAGGTCTTCCCGATCCTCTTCCCCGGCGGCTCCGGCAGCATCACCCTCACCGACCCGGACAACCCCCTCACGACGGGGATCGACGTGTCGGTGCGCCCCGTGGGCAAGAAGATCGAGCGGCTCTCCCTCCTCTCGGGCGGGGAGCGGTCGCTGGCGGCGGTCGCGCTCCTCACCGCGATCTTCAAGGCGCGCCCCAGCCCGTTCTACATCCTCGACGAGGTCGAGGCCGCGCTTGACGATGCGAACCTCGGTCGGCTGCTCGGCGTCTTCGAGCAGCTTCGCGCGTCGAGCCAGCTCATCGTGATCACGCATCAGAAGCGCACGATGGAGATCGCGGACGCCCTCTACGGAGTGTCGATGCGGCAGGACGGGGTGTCGGCCGTCGTCGGCCAGCGCGTGCGCGAGCGGGCACCCGCCTGA
- the mutM gene encoding bifunctional DNA-formamidopyrimidine glycosylase/DNA-(apurinic or apyrimidinic site) lyase: MPELPEVEVVRAGLEPAVTGALVLGADVHDTRALTRHPGDAVSFERAVVGRRFAAAARRGKFLWLPFQREGAERDDASMFPGDAVVAHLGMSGQLLLRAVDAPPERHERVRIHLSHPDHGELAVVFADQRTFGSLAVDDLIPTPDGAPGGWGVSAALVPTQVAHIARDPLDPAFSESSFRARLARTESAIKRVLLDQTVASGIGNIYADESLWAARIHPETPASSLSTRAVNRLRHEVRVVLERALAEGGTSFDAQYVNVNGQAGYFAHSLRAYGRTGEPCPRCGRPIVRVSFTNRSSHYCAHCQRRPG, from the coding sequence GTGCCTGAGCTCCCTGAAGTCGAGGTCGTCCGCGCGGGGCTGGAGCCCGCCGTCACCGGTGCCCTCGTCCTCGGCGCTGATGTCCACGACACTCGCGCGCTCACCCGGCATCCTGGCGATGCCGTGTCGTTCGAACGAGCGGTCGTCGGTCGTCGATTCGCGGCTGCGGCGCGTCGGGGGAAATTCCTTTGGCTGCCGTTCCAGCGAGAGGGTGCGGAGCGCGACGACGCCTCGATGTTCCCCGGAGACGCCGTCGTCGCCCACCTCGGGATGAGCGGCCAGCTGCTGCTTCGCGCGGTCGACGCACCACCGGAGCGCCACGAGCGCGTTCGCATTCATCTGAGCCACCCGGACCACGGCGAGCTGGCCGTGGTGTTCGCCGATCAGCGCACCTTCGGATCGCTCGCGGTGGACGACCTGATCCCGACGCCCGACGGCGCGCCCGGCGGCTGGGGAGTGAGCGCGGCGCTGGTTCCGACGCAGGTCGCGCACATCGCGCGCGATCCGCTCGACCCGGCGTTCTCGGAGAGCTCCTTCCGTGCGCGGCTGGCTCGCACCGAGTCGGCGATCAAGCGAGTGCTCCTCGACCAGACGGTGGCAAGTGGGATCGGCAACATCTATGCCGACGAGTCGCTGTGGGCGGCCAGAATCCATCCGGAGACTCCGGCATCCTCGCTCTCGACGCGCGCCGTGAATCGTCTGCGCCACGAGGTGAGGGTTGTTTTGGAGCGTGCGCTGGCGGAGGGCGGGACGAGCTTCGACGCGCAGTACGTCAACGTGAACGGGCAGGCCGGCTATTTCGCTCATTCTCTCCGCGCGTACGGGCGAACGGGGGAGCCGTGCCCTCGCTGCGGGCGGCCGATCGTCCGGGTGTCGTTCACCAACCGGTCGAGCCACTACTGCGCTCATTGCCAACGCCGACCGGGGTGA
- a CDS encoding GNAT family N-acetyltransferase, protein MNTQTELGVEFRTLTIPTSIDAVDAAAFIEMTRVRNAVYAEIAGNDDDAMDAAELLPHYQPDPDETRLSWVAVVDGRIIGRVGVDIPHETGSKNAFWLVELLREYHGRGIGTAAYRLVEDAARAHGRSVLQSWAQHPETVGDRLDAPTGFGSIPRDRAARFYLANGYTLEQIERQSDLDLRESAPTVDRLLAEAQAASAGYRVVQWIAPTPPEHAEGFAWMKSRMSTDAPAAGMEFDEETWDAARVSRHDQRWIDAGMTALVTAAQHIATGELVAFNELVIGEDRTRPTHQEDTLVLKEHRGHKLGQLVKCAALVTWRDIAPESPKVITYNAEENRPMLDINEAIGFRPAAYNGAWKKVLT, encoded by the coding sequence ATGAACACCCAGACCGAACTCGGCGTCGAGTTCCGAACCCTCACCATCCCGACCAGCATCGACGCGGTCGACGCCGCCGCCTTCATCGAGATGACGCGCGTGCGCAACGCCGTCTACGCGGAGATCGCCGGCAACGACGACGACGCCATGGATGCCGCCGAGCTCCTTCCGCACTACCAGCCCGATCCCGACGAGACACGGCTCAGCTGGGTCGCTGTCGTCGACGGTCGGATCATCGGCCGGGTGGGCGTCGACATTCCGCACGAAACGGGCTCGAAGAACGCGTTCTGGCTCGTCGAGCTGCTGCGCGAGTACCACGGGCGTGGCATCGGCACGGCGGCGTACCGTCTCGTGGAGGATGCCGCTCGCGCTCACGGACGCAGCGTGCTGCAGTCGTGGGCACAGCATCCCGAGACTGTCGGCGACCGCCTCGACGCGCCCACCGGTTTCGGTAGCATCCCACGAGACCGCGCCGCGCGGTTCTACCTCGCCAACGGTTACACGCTCGAGCAGATCGAGCGGCAGAGCGATCTCGACCTGCGCGAGAGCGCCCCGACGGTGGATCGCCTGCTGGCCGAGGCGCAGGCTGCTTCGGCCGGCTACCGAGTCGTCCAGTGGATAGCGCCGACGCCCCCCGAACATGCCGAAGGCTTCGCGTGGATGAAGTCGCGCATGTCGACGGACGCCCCCGCGGCCGGCATGGAGTTCGACGAGGAGACGTGGGATGCCGCGCGCGTCTCTCGTCACGATCAGCGATGGATCGACGCCGGGATGACGGCCCTCGTCACCGCCGCCCAGCACATCGCCACCGGTGAGCTCGTCGCGTTCAACGAGCTCGTCATCGGCGAGGATCGCACGCGACCGACGCATCAGGAGGACACGCTCGTGCTCAAGGAGCACCGCGGTCACAAGCTCGGTCAGCTGGTCAAGTGCGCCGCGCTCGTGACGTGGCGTGACATCGCCCCCGAGTCGCCGAAGGTGATCACCTACAACGCGGAGGAGAACCGCCCGATGCTCGACATCAACGAGGCCATCGGGTTCCGTCCGGCTGCCTACAACGGCGCGTGGAAGAAGGTCCTCACATGA
- a CDS encoding MerR family transcriptional regulator, producing the protein MRISELSEISGVSAATIKYYTRESLLPAGERTGYNQTEYGGVHVDRLRLIRALIEVGGLSVSAARNVLRAIDDEGMPLPHVFGIAQHALPQRETPARPESIARVRAEAHVRGWHTAPENPGLELAAGVLDAYEVLGRSDLSSTLGAYAAAAEQVAAADLDALDSSGSRAAMAETVVVGTVLGDTLFAGLRRLAQEAETARRYSMSTQETTT; encoded by the coding sequence ATGCGGATATCCGAGCTCAGCGAGATCTCCGGCGTTAGCGCCGCGACGATCAAGTACTACACGCGGGAGAGCCTGCTCCCTGCGGGCGAGCGCACCGGCTACAACCAGACCGAGTACGGCGGAGTGCACGTCGACCGGCTGCGGCTGATACGCGCGCTGATCGAAGTGGGAGGGCTGTCGGTCTCCGCGGCGCGCAACGTGCTCCGCGCCATCGACGACGAGGGGATGCCATTGCCGCATGTCTTCGGGATTGCGCAGCACGCTCTTCCGCAGCGGGAGACGCCGGCCCGACCAGAGTCGATCGCCCGGGTGCGTGCCGAAGCTCACGTGCGCGGATGGCACACGGCGCCCGAGAACCCCGGGCTCGAACTGGCCGCGGGCGTGCTCGACGCGTACGAGGTGCTCGGCCGGAGTGATCTCTCGTCGACGCTGGGGGCCTATGCCGCCGCCGCCGAACAGGTCGCCGCAGCAGACCTCGACGCGCTCGACAGCAGCGGCAGCCGAGCCGCGATGGCCGAGACCGTGGTCGTCGGCACCGTGCTCGGTGACACCCTCTTCGCGGGACTGCGGCGACTCGCCCAAGAGGCCGAAACGGCACGCCGGTACTCGATGTCGACCCAGGAGACGACCACATGA
- a CDS encoding DUF2834 domain-containing protein gives MTPRWTPLAIVYLALSIAGLGITWTFNAIAIVQNSAWFGEWFANGAATQSLQWDLVVVVAAASIFIVVEGRRIGMRWAWLFVPLSFLTAAAFTVPLFLALRERRLSRLRDEGAGPTV, from the coding sequence ATGACCCCGCGCTGGACGCCGCTCGCCATCGTCTACCTCGCGCTGTCGATCGCCGGGCTCGGGATCACCTGGACGTTCAACGCCATCGCCATCGTTCAGAACAGCGCGTGGTTCGGCGAGTGGTTCGCCAACGGGGCCGCGACCCAGTCGCTGCAGTGGGACCTCGTGGTCGTGGTGGCCGCGGCGAGCATCTTCATCGTGGTGGAAGGACGCCGGATCGGGATGCGGTGGGCGTGGCTGTTCGTTCCGCTGTCGTTCCTCACTGCTGCAGCGTTCACCGTGCCGCTCTTCCTCGCACTCCGAGAACGACGGCTCTCACGTCTCCGCGACGAGGGGGCGGGGCCGACCGTCTGA
- the ftsY gene encoding signal recognition particle-docking protein FtsY, translating to MAENSWSLGRALRGMFVKPTIDETTWDDLETALLTADFGPEVSERIIDELRAKVERYRTTDPRDLQRMLRETLEEHFAKFDTTLRLSERPAVVLVVGVNGVGKTTTIGKFAAYLRRFDRSVVVGAADTFRAAAVEQLATWAERGGAEIVRPQQEGQDPASVAYQTIEHAMRTQTDIVLVDTAGRLHTKGGLMDELSKIRRVVEKLAPISEVLLVLDATTGQNGVLQAEAFLEHAGVTGLVLTKLDGSARGGFVLAVQERTGIPVKLLGQGEGINDLTGFTPHVFAAALVD from the coding sequence ATGGCGGAAAACTCCTGGTCGCTCGGTCGCGCGTTGCGCGGAATGTTCGTCAAGCCCACGATCGATGAGACGACGTGGGACGACCTCGAGACCGCTCTTCTCACCGCGGACTTCGGTCCCGAAGTGAGCGAGCGCATCATCGACGAGCTCCGCGCGAAGGTGGAACGGTATCGGACCACCGATCCCCGTGACCTGCAGCGGATGCTGCGGGAGACGCTGGAGGAGCACTTCGCGAAGTTCGACACGACGCTGCGACTGTCGGAGCGTCCGGCGGTCGTGCTGGTGGTCGGCGTGAACGGCGTCGGCAAGACCACGACGATCGGCAAGTTCGCCGCCTATCTGCGCCGGTTCGACCGGTCTGTCGTCGTCGGCGCTGCCGACACCTTCCGAGCGGCCGCCGTCGAACAGCTCGCCACGTGGGCGGAGCGGGGAGGCGCGGAGATCGTGCGTCCGCAGCAGGAGGGCCAGGATCCCGCGTCGGTCGCGTACCAGACCATCGAGCACGCGATGCGCACCCAGACCGACATCGTCCTGGTCGATACGGCCGGGCGCCTGCACACCAAGGGCGGGCTCATGGACGAACTGAGCAAGATCCGCCGGGTCGTGGAGAAGCTCGCGCCCATCAGCGAAGTGCTGCTCGTCCTCGACGCGACGACCGGTCAGAACGGCGTGTTGCAGGCCGAGGCCTTTCTCGAGCACGCCGGCGTCACCGGACTCGTCCTGACGAAGCTCGACGGATCGGCTCGCGGCGGGTTCGTCCTCGCCGTGCAGGAGCGCACCGGCATCCCCGTCAAACTGCTCGGCCAGGGAGAGGGCATCAATGACCTCACGGGCTTCACACCGCATGTCTTCGCCGCTGCGCTCGTCGACTGA
- a CDS encoding GNAT family N-acetyltransferase — MSTRTLDIVRVAAPRDLDDADARDFLDMIEVLNRGVEHDVGTDHLRIAPSEVLPAWHVQRYVERGGHVARHGDRAVGAIQWSMSMEAGSRNLEYDLATLPDVRDDGVTERLLELAIADARAAGRTVLQTYSLHRLDTGLPTCPSPTGFGAVPRDAWTQFYLDQDFTLQQVERNSIFDLRGSLDAVRAMRDAARDAAGIDYRVQLWSGGTPERFREAFAYVLSRMSTDVPLSGLDITEERWDVARVEHRDRRLADGGLHIGVAAVEHVPSGRIVAYNELGIGQDRSRPTDQWGTLVVREHRGRRLGTLVKCENLLRWAAEVPTSPFVSTFNAEENRPMLDVNEAIGFVPFTVGGAWQRILD; from the coding sequence ATGAGCACGCGAACGCTCGACATCGTCCGCGTCGCCGCTCCGCGCGACCTGGACGATGCGGACGCCCGGGACTTCCTCGACATGATCGAGGTCCTCAACCGCGGCGTCGAGCACGACGTGGGAACCGACCACCTCCGCATCGCCCCGTCGGAAGTGCTGCCGGCGTGGCACGTGCAGCGGTACGTGGAGCGCGGCGGACACGTCGCGCGCCATGGCGACCGCGCGGTCGGCGCGATCCAGTGGAGCATGTCGATGGAAGCGGGATCACGAAACCTCGAATACGATCTCGCTACCCTGCCCGACGTGCGCGACGACGGGGTGACGGAACGGCTGCTGGAGCTCGCGATCGCCGACGCACGGGCCGCGGGGCGGACGGTGCTGCAGACGTACAGCCTGCACCGCCTCGACACGGGACTGCCGACCTGCCCTTCACCGACGGGCTTCGGCGCCGTACCCCGCGACGCATGGACGCAGTTCTATCTCGATCAGGACTTCACGCTCCAGCAGGTCGAGCGCAACAGCATCTTCGATCTCCGCGGCTCGCTCGACGCGGTCCGTGCGATGCGCGACGCGGCCCGTGACGCAGCCGGCATCGACTATCGCGTGCAGTTGTGGAGCGGCGGCACGCCGGAGCGCTTCCGCGAGGCCTTCGCCTACGTGCTGTCGCGCATGTCGACCGACGTTCCGTTGAGCGGCCTCGACATCACCGAAGAGCGCTGGGACGTCGCGCGGGTGGAGCATCGCGATCGCCGACTGGCGGACGGCGGACTTCACATCGGTGTCGCCGCCGTGGAGCACGTGCCGTCGGGAAGGATCGTCGCTTACAACGAGCTGGGAATCGGGCAGGACCGCTCGCGCCCGACCGACCAGTGGGGCACGCTCGTGGTGAGGGAGCATCGAGGGCGACGGCTGGGGACGCTCGTGAAGTGCGAGAACCTCCTGCGCTGGGCCGCGGAGGTTCCCACGTCTCCCTTCGTCTCGACCTTCAATGCCGAGGAGAACCGTCCGATGCTCGACGTCAACGAGGCGATCGGGTTCGTCCCGTTCACCGTCGGCGGCGCCTGGCAGCGCATTCTCGACTGA